Proteins co-encoded in one Arachis hypogaea cultivar Tifrunner chromosome 11, arahy.Tifrunner.gnm2.J5K5, whole genome shotgun sequence genomic window:
- the LOC112723989 gene encoding agamous-like MADS-box protein AGL80, with the protein MARKKVELKYIANDSKRRATQKKRKSGLIKKADEISTLCGVDACAIIYTSDDPQPEVWPSPSGVNRVISRFKEMPELEQSKKMMSQESFLRQRIQKGQDQLKKLKNENRKKEMNNLMFQSLGGYQSLDNATIIDLNDLAWIIDQNINEVNKQISKLQGQEGTSSNNNGVATINGEQAQVDNIINGGVFPFVDNIINGEQAQVDNIINGGVFPFVDAANNFQNDYCPTPFNP; encoded by the coding sequence ATGGCTAGAAAGAAAGTGGAGCTCAAATATATAGCAAATGATTCAAAGAGGAGGGCAacacaaaagaaaaggaaaagtggtCTGATAAAAAAGGCTGATGAGATTAGCACTCTTTGCGGGGTTGATGCTTGTGCTATAATCTATACCTCTGATGATCCACAGCCAGAAGTATGGCCATCGCCATCAGGGGTGAACCGAGTGATCTCTAGATTTAAGGAGATGCCTGAATTAGaacaaagcaagaaaatgatGTCTCAAGAGAGCTTCTTGAGACAAAGGATCCAAAAAGGCCAAGATCaactaaagaaattaaagaatgagaatagaaagaaagaaatgaacaATCTCATGTTTCAATCCTTAGGTGGCTACCAATCCCTTGACAATGCCACCATAATTGATCTCAATGATCTTGCATGGATCATTGATCAAAATATCAACGAGGTCAACAAGCAAATTAGCAAGCTTCAAGGGCAAGAAGGGACTAGTAGCAATAATAATGGAGTAGCAACCATCAATGGAGAGCAAGCTCAAGTGGACAATATCATCAATGGTGGTGTATTTCCATTTGTGGATAATATCATCAATGGAGAGCAAGCTCAAGTGGACAATATCATCAATGGTGGTGTATTTCCATTTGTGGATGCTGCTAATAATTTCCAAAATGATTATTGCCCAACCCCATTCAATCCTTGA
- the LOC112723735 gene encoding agamous-like MADS-box protein AGL80, giving the protein MARKKVEFKYIANDSKRKATQKKRKSGLTKKVDEISTLCGVDACAIIYTPDEPRPEVWPSPLEVNRVISRFKEMPELDQSKKMMSQESFLRQRIQKGQDQLKKLKNENRKKEMNNLMFQSLGGYQSLDNATMIDLNDLAWIIDQNIKEVNKQISKLQGQEGTSSNNNRVATINEEQAQVDNIINDGVFSFVDAANNFQNDYRPTPFNP; this is encoded by the coding sequence ATGGCTAGAAAGAAAGTGGAGTTCAAATACATAGCAAATGACTCAAAGAGGAAGGCAACACAAAAAAAACGGAAAAGTGGTCTGACAAAAAAGGTTGATGAGATTAGCACTCTTTGCGGAGTTGATGCGTGTGCTATAATTTATACCCCTGATGAACCACGGCCAGAGGTATGGCCGTCGCCATTAGAGGTGAACCGAGTGATCTCTAGATTTAAGGAAATGCCTGAATTAGATCAAAGTAAGAAAATGATGTCTCAAGAGAGCTTCTTGAGACAAAGGATCCAGAAAGGCCAAGATCAACTAAAGAAACTAAAAAATGAGAATAGAAAGAAAGAGATGAACAATCTCATGTTTCAATCCTTAGGTGGCTACCAATCCCTTGACAATGCCACCATGATTGATCTCAATGATCTTGCATGGATCATTGATCAAAATATCAAGGAGGTCAACAAGCAAATTAGCAAGCTTCAAGGGCAAGAAGGGactagtagtaataataatagagTAGCAACCATCAATGAAGAGCAAGCTCAAGTGGACAATATCATCAACGATGGTGTGTTTTCATTTGTGGATGCTGCTAATAATTTCCAAAATGATTATCGCCCAACTCCATTTAATCCTTGA